The genomic stretch TACAGAATCAGAGACCACAGACTGGCTATTGATACTCCGTTACCCAGTGCCACAGTGGAGAggttgagaaagagagagagagagagagagaggagagagagagagagagagagagagagagagagagagagagagagagagagagtaaaacaTAATCTCCTGATCAGATCTGGAGACGCACACAGCAGTATTTAAAATTGCTTGTGGATTAATTATCTACAGGGGGGGTGACTGTACACGGTAGATAATTAATCCACAAACAATcttaaatagagagagagagagagagagagagagagagagagagagagagagagagagagagtaaaacaTAATCTCCTGATCAGATCTGGAGACGCACACAGCAGTATTTAAAATTGCTTGTGGATTAATTATCTACAGGGGGGGTGACTGTACACGGTAGATAATTAATCCACAAACAATcttaaatagagagagagagagagagagagagagagagagagagagagagagagagagagagagagagagagtaaaacaTAATCTCCTGATCAGATCTGGAGACGCACACAGCAGTATTTAAGATTGCTTGTGGATTAATTATCTACAGGGGGGGTGACTGTACACGGTAGATAATTAATCCACAAACAATcttaaatagagagagagagagagagagagagagagagaggagagagagaggagagagagagaggagagagagagacgagagagaggagagagaaagagaaagggagaaaaaaaaaacaagaaaaaaaattacctCCTGCCTTTTGTGGTCTAATCTCCTGTTCAGATTGGAGGGGGGGAGAgtctagaccccccccccctcccctgcacGGTACCCTGTAGATAATTAATGCCACAAGCACATTAAATACTGCTGTGTGGTCGTTAGAATTTATgacgacacacacacaggagagagggagagagagatagagagagaagacaaacaaacaaacactaccAAACAGCCTTCTGGACTGGCAGCAGCTTTTGAAACAGTAAGACCCGTTACaatgtgtctttatttttaattaaaccattttgaaCTTTTCAGCAACTCCGTTAGAAGAACGCAGCGCCGAGCCGTGGCGTTGTGTGAATCTCCTTTTCACGTTGAAATTATGGATTATTCATCTATCGTTTAAATGCACGTCAGGAAAAGCCGCAATTgggttacaaaataaatgcaaatcagTTGTTATTTGAACGCTATTAACCCCGTGCATCGTCCCAACTCACAAAGCAATGCTGTAGTATACCTCAATGTGATATAAAAAAAACGCCCCTCTTTGACTCAGATTTGCGACTTTGAAGAGAGAAGGTATTCAGTCCCTCGCTGTGGTTTCTATAGACGGGCTGGTCTGAATGGTTCATGTTTGCAAAGGCTGAAACTGAAGTCTCTCCGGGGCTGCGGCTGCCCTGTCGTATCGTGACATACGCGTATCGTTACATCTCGATagtgtctcaattctaaaattttatgtgatgcaaaacttgcagattaattaattttccttcatcaaaaacggtcctgACTTTAGGCTCTCTCTCCGTTCTCGGTGCCTTGTTGCATTTCGTAGGAAAACAGAGATTGCATCTTTAATCAAGAAATGCGCAGCgctggaaaaaaatatatgttctcATAACCGGTATTTTATCAAGCAGGGAATGAGGTTAAACTAAGCTGCAGACGCTAgtcagctgtctgtctgtctgtctgtctatctgtctaaaGATAAGGGACTTCACAGCGCTAGAGACAGacgggtctggtaaagcatagggaagcattgcaaagcacagagaggtctggtaaagcatagggaagcattgcaaagcacagagaggtctggtaaagcatagggaagcattgtaaagcacagagaggtctggtaaagcatagggaagcattgcaaagcacagagaggtctggtaaagcatagggaagcattgtaaagcacagagaggtctggtaaagcacagggaagcattgtaaagcacagagaggtctggtaaagcatagggaagcattgtaaagcacagagaggtctggtaaagcattgtaaagcacagagaggtctggtaaagcattgtaaagcacagagaggtctggtaaagcattgtattcACAGAGAGGTCTCTACCAGAACTTATAAAGCACTAGGGGACctaaagcattataaagcacagagaggtaaaaagcatagggaagcattgcaaagcacagagtggtctggtaaagcatagggaagcattgtaaagcacagagaggtctggtaaagcatagggaagcattgtaaagcacagagaggtctggtaaagcatagggaagcattgtaaagcacagagaggtctggtaaagcatagggaagcattgtaaagcacagagaggtctggtaaagcattataaagcacagagaggtctgctaaagcattgtaaagcacagagaggtctggtaaagcacagggaagcattgtaaagcacagagaggtctggtaaagcatagggaagcattaacGTGTCTCTTCCAGACGGTCGTAACAGCATCGTGTCTCTTGatgagaggtctggtaaagcattgtaaagcacagagaggtctggtaaagcacagggaagcattgtaaagcacagagaggtatggtaaagcattctTCGTACATTTTGGTATCTCCAGACGATTCTGCTAAcagattgtaaaacacagagaggtctgctaaagcattgtaaagcacagagaggtccgtAGTGACAGTATTGTCAATGGAAAGCGAGCTGCAGCAAAATGGATCAGACCCAACATCCAGGCTGGTCTCCTTCGTCAGCCcctttgctgttttgtgtgtcgCTAATGAAATGCATATTTATACTCGAGGGCTGATccctcgcgctctctctcttTGAAGTGAAGAGCCCAGACGGTTTTAAATCACCCAGGGAAACGACtgtagagcgagagagagagagagagagagagaatgaaagagggagagggaaaggagagggggaggaggtgtTTGCAAgaaagggaggggagagagaaggggagtgGGGAGCAGCTGGTCCAACAACATTCAGTTCTGGACAGATAGGAACAAGGAGCTTTAAAAATTGAAACGGTTGAAAGAGTGGGAGATATTTCGATAAGCTCAAAATGCCTCATACCATATGGTGCGAGTCATTTGCATAAAAGTTTTGACTAggtgctggagagagagagagagagagagctgagaatGAGGTGTTTTGACTAGCGTGAGAATGTTGTTTCTCTGCTTACCCGGTCTCTTTGCCTCCCCGCAGATGTtgctgtttgtggtgtgtgtggcaGCCTGCGTGGGTCTGCTGTCCTACACCCTGGTGTTCTTTGCCATCCCGGCACTCGTTCAGTACAACGGCACGCTGGCACTCCTGTGGCACGATGTGATCGTGGAGCGCAGCCTGGACTGGCTGACCAGCTCCACGCGCCCCCAGAGGCTCCTCGCCCACGTCAAGCAGAGAGCCAGGCGGGGCGATGCCCAGAGTGTCATCAATACCATCGACAACTACTGCAAGGCCAGGGAGTGGGCAATGAACGTGGGGGACGAGAAAGGTACGGAGAGGCACACACACAATACTGAGAGAGGtacagaggagcacacacacacacgcgttcaatactgcacactgcacagggagagtagagacacacacacacacacctaagcAGACAGCCCCCCCCCTTCGCACTCACCTCTTTCCCTCTCCTGCCTGCAGTCTGCTCATCAGACTGACCCCACTATACCAAGCGAAGGCAACCTCCTGCGAGAGCGCTCCTCTGACTTACTTGCACATGACAGACTTGACATTTGCAAGGAGCTGAAATCGAAGAGCAGCTGAGCTAGCCTTGACCCTGTTCCTCTCCCTCTGCAGGGTCGATCCTGGACCAGGTGGTGTGCGAGGTGAGCCCCTGCGTGGCGCTGGAGCTGGGCACCTACTGCGGCTATTCCAGCGTGCGCATCGCCCGCCTGCTGCCCCCCGGAGCCAGGCTCCTCACCGTCGAGTTCAACCACGACTACGCCACCATCGCCAGGGAGGTGATCGACTGGGCCGGGCTGCAGGACAGGGTGAGACTaagcactgcagagagagagacaccgaGACAGAGAGACGCAGTGACACAGACGCAGAGACACTCTGATGGACACACTGAGACAGacgcagagactcagacacaCTGTTGTCATGATGCAATCTGCGATGTAAGTATTTATTATCTTGGAGCTGTGCCTCTCTCTCTGGGTTTCAGGTGCAGTTGCTGGAAGGGGACTCTGCAGAGCTGATCCCACAGCTGAGGCAGAAACACGGGATCGAGACGCTGGACTTCATCTTCCTCGACCACTGGAAGGATCGCTACCTCCCAGACACCAAACTCCTGGAGGTGAGCAGCAGGGAGCCCGCCCTAAGAGGGACATTCCGAGCCAGCGATGGCACTGCTTTGAGAGCAACGCAGAAATCGCGGGCGTCGATCGGGCTGGTGTATGGCCCGGAGTGAAGGGtgtaaagaaacagctgctcgggtttgtgatgatcgctgcttttctgagACCCCgcggagaacagcgatccacaaaGAATCAGCAGCTGATTCCTTCACTCACTTCAGTCGCAAGTGCACGGTAAAATCACAGGAAACCTGACACCAACACTGAGGGGTAAAGATTGATATATaacaactgaacaaaaatatagacCTTTCTCTAAAGTTCCTTTGAGTGTTGTGAATATGGCTTTATAAACACTCAcccttccttctctctcctctcaggacTGCTCTCTGCTGCGGGAGGGCACGGTGTTGCTTGCTGACAACGTGATCTGTCCCGGGACCCCCGATTACCTGGAGTACGTTCGGAGCAGCCCGCGCTACCAGAGCCAGTACTTCAACTCACACCTGGAGTACACAAGGGCAGAGGATGGGCTGGAAAAATCTATATTCCTAGGCTAGGAgccccaaccccaccccacaGCCAGACCTTAACCTTACCCCTTCCCCAACCCAACACCATATCCCCAACCCAACCCCACAGCCAGACCGTAACCttaccccaacccaaccccataGCCAGTCCTTAACTTTACCCCAACCCCATACCCAGACCTTAACcttaccctaaccccaacccaatACCATACCCCAACCCAACCCATACCCAGACCTTAAATTTACCCCAACCCCATACCCAGACCTTAACcttaccctaaccccaacccaacaCCATAGCCAGACCCAACCCCATAGCCAGACCTTAACCTTACCCttacccccccaacccccccataCCCAGACCTTAACCttaccccaaccccaaccccataCCCAGTCCTTAACCTtaccccaaacccaacccaacACCATACCCCAACCCAACACCAtaccccccaacccaaccccataGCCAGTCCTTAACcttaccctaaccccaaccccagaCCTTAACCttaccccaaacccaaccccagaCAAGTTGGTATGGTACCCAACTCAACCCCATGGCCAGGGGTTGGGTTACCCTAAACCCCATACGTGGCATGGATTGGGTTGGGTTATGGGTCAACACCTTAGAATTTAAGTTTTGTTAACCTTACCCCAAACCAGTCGTTGGGGTTCCCAGTTGGTCAGGCACCCTGGAATGGACTCAGACCTTAACCGTACCCCATGAACCAAAGGTGGGGTGCGGTCAGGAATGGCCAttgggggttgggttgggttgtggCTGAGTCTAAGTATTGGACCAAACCCAACGTTGTCCATACGTACCCAGACATGGCCTaataacccaaacccaaccccataCCCAGACCTTAACCTtaccccaaacccaacccaaccccataCCCAGACCTTAACCttaccccaaccccaacccaaccccataCCCAGACCTTAACCTtaccccaaacccaacccaaccccataCCCAGACCTTAACCTtaccccaaacccaacccaacccaataCCCAGACATTAACCTtaccccaaacccaacccaaccccataCCCAGACCTTAACCTtaccccaaacccaacccaaccccataCCCAGACCTTAACCTTACCCCAACCCCATAATgccgcacacacacaccagaggaTACAGTGCCTCCCCTTGAATAAGGCTTCCCTTTAAACCACAGAGCCCGTTATAAGATGGCACGGCTCTGATTTGCCCTGTAATGCCGTTCCTCTCTAGCTCTGAGGAGGAAGACAAACAGCACAGCTTTGTATCCGATGCTCCTGGCCACAGCCTGTAATGGGACAGCACTGTGATGAGGTGCGGTGTGGGCTTGTTCCAAAAaggaggtttaaaaaaaaaaaaggagcttcaaatcccagctcagccactgactcgctgtgtgcgagaccctgagcgagtcacttcacctccttgtgctccgtccttcggacgagacgtcaaacaaaacgaggtcctattggaagggactctgcagcagcagcagcagttgttgatgatgcagagttcacccccctagtctgtGAGTGGCTCTGGATAAAAGcggtctgctaaatgactcattaataataatacacaaaacagcACCCTCTGCTGGATAGAAACACCATTACAATCAGATCACCAAAATAATGTCTAGAGGcagtaaatgtttcttttatgcgattctgtgtggtttttaacaaacaaataaaatatgtacacgTGTTTGTTTCCAgtatcatttcattttattattttttacacagcattttaaaaaatttagaaGTCGTATAAACTCCATCGCAGAGAATGTGGGAACTCCAGGACCAAGCGACTCTGAATTTGTTGGTTCTGAAAAAACCGAATTCGTACAACCATCACCCCATACAAAACTTTACAACAGCTTCAACACGCTCTACATTAGAACCAATGCAAGCGCAGGCTGGCTCGTTTATCTAGGGGGTTGGACAGCCCAGCCCCTAGGAGAGACACGGTGGACTCCCATATtgtacagctctggacaaaagttttgcaaacCCTTA from Polyodon spathula isolate WHYD16114869_AA chromosome 43, ASM1765450v1, whole genome shotgun sequence encodes the following:
- the LOC121305526 gene encoding catechol O-methyltransferase B-like, which codes for MLLFVVCVAACVGLLSYTLVFFAIPALVQYNGTLALLWHDVIVERSLDWLTSSTRPQRLLAHVKQRARRGDAQSVINTIDNYCKAREWAMNVGDEKGSILDQVVCEVSPCVALELGTYCGYSSVRIARLLPPGARLLTVEFNHDYATIAREVIDWAGLQDRVQLLEGDSAELIPQLRQKHGIETLDFIFLDHWKDRYLPDTKLLEDCSLLREGTVLLADNVICPGTPDYLEYVRSSPRYQSQYFNSHLEYTRAEDGLEKSIFLG